In the Mastomys coucha isolate ucsf_1 unplaced genomic scaffold, UCSF_Mcou_1 pScaffold18, whole genome shotgun sequence genome, one interval contains:
- the Tas1r2 gene encoding taste receptor type 1 member 2 isoform X1, protein MGPQARTLHLLFLLLHALPKPAKLVENSDFHLAGDYLLGGLFTLHANVKSISHLSYLQVPKCNEYNMKVLGYNLMQAMRFAVEEINNCSSLLPGVRLGYEMVDVCYLSNNIQPGLYFLAQDDDFLPILEDYSEYRPHVVAVIGPDNSESAITVSNILSYFLIPQITYSAISDKLRDKRRFPAMLRTVPSATHHIEAMVQLMIHFQWNWIVVLVSDDDYGRENSHLLSQRLINTGDICIAFQEVLPVPQPNQAMRPEEQSQLDIILDKLRRTSARVVVVFSPELSLHNFFREVLRCNFTGFVWIASESWAIDPVLHNFTELRHTGTFLGITIQRVSIPGFSQFRVRHDKPEYPMPNETNLRTTCNQDCDACLNITESFNNILMLSGERVVYSVYSAVYAVAHALHRLLHCNQVGCNKQIVYPWQLLREIWRVNFTLLGNQLFFDQQGDMPMLLDIIQWQWDLSQNPFQSIASYSPTKKRLTYINNVSWYTPNNTVPVSMCSKSCQPGQMKKPVGLHPCCFECLDCPPGTYLNRSADEFNCLSCPGSMWSYKNDITCFKRRLAFLEWHEVPTIVVAILAALGFFSTLAILFIFWRHFQTPVVRSAGGPMCFLMLVPLLLAFGMVPVYVGPPTVFSCFCRQAFFTVCFSICLSCITVRSFQIVCVFKMARRLPSAYSFWMRYHGPYVFVAFITAGKVALVAGNMLVTTISPIGRTDPDDPNIMILSCHPNYRNGLLFNTSMDLMLSVLGFSFAYMGKELPTNYNEAKFITLSMTFSFTSSISLCTFMSVHDGVLVTIMDLLVTVLNFLAIGLGYFGPKCYMILFYPERNTSAYFNSMIQGYTMRKS, encoded by the exons ATGGGGCCCCAGGCAAGGACACTccacttgctgtttctcctgctgCATGCTCTGCCTAAGCCAGCCAAGCTGGTAGAGAACTCCGACTTCCACCTTGCTGGGGACTACCTCCTGGGTGGCCTCTTTACCCTCCATGCCAACGTGAAGAGCATCTCCCACCTCAGCTACCTGCAGGTGCCCAAGTGCAACGA GTACAACATGAAGGTGTTGGGCTACAACCTCATGCAGGCCATGCGCTTTGCGGTGGAGGAGATCAACAACTGTAGCTCTCTGCTACCCGGCGTGCGGCTCGGCTACGAGATGGTGGACGTCTGCTACCTCTCCAACAACATCCAGCCTGGGCTTTACTTCCTGGCCCAGGATGACGACTTCCTGCCCATTCTTGAAGACTACAGCGAGTACAGGCCCCACGTGGTGGCCGTCATTGGCCCGGACAACTCTGAGTCTGCCATCACTGTGTCCAACATTCTCTCCTACTTCCTCATCCCACAG ATCACATACAGCGCCATCTCCGACAAGCTGCGGGACAAGCGTCGCTTCCCGGCCATGCTGCGCACAGTGCCCAGCGCCACCCACCACATCGAGGCCATGGTGCAGCTGATGATTCACTTCCAGTGGAACTGGATCGTGGTGCTGGTGAGCGATGATGATTACGGCCGCGAGAACAGCCACCTGCTGAGCCAACGTCTGATCAACACTGGGGACATCTGCATTGCCTTCCAGGAGGTTCTACCCGTGCCCCAACCCAACCAGGCTATGAGGCCCGAGGAGCAGAGCCAACTGGACATCATCCTGGACAAGCTGCGGCGGACCTCGGCGCGCGTCGTGGTGGTGTTCTCGCCGGAGCTGAGCCTGCACAATTTCTTCCGCGAGGTGCTGCGTTGTAACTTCACCGGCTTTGTGTGGATCGCCTCCGAGTCCTGGGCTATCGACCCGGTTCTACATAACTTCACGGAACTGCGCCACACAGGCACTTTCCTGGGCATCACCATCCAGAGGGTATCCATCCCTGGCTTCAGCCAGTTCCGAGTGCGCCATGACAAGCCAGAGTATCCCATGCCTAACGAGACCAACCTGCGAACTACCTGCAACCAGGACTGCGACGCCTGCCTGAACATCACCGAGTCCTTCAACAACATCCTCATGCTTTCTGGGGAGCGCGTGGTCTACAGTGTGTACTCAGCCGTCTACGCGGTGGCCCACGCCCTCCATAGACTCCTCCACTGCAACCAGGTTGGCTGCAACAAGCAAATCGTCTACCCATGGCAG CTACTCAGGGAGATCTGGCGTGTCAACTTCACGCTCCTGGGCAACCAGCTGTTCTTCGACCAACAAGGGGACATGCCGATGCTCCTGGATATCATCCAGTGGCAGTGGGACCTGAGCCAGAACCCCTTCCAAAGCATTGCCTCCTACTCCCCCACCAAGAAGAGGCTGACCTACATTAACAATGTGTCCTGGTACACCCCCAACAACACG GTCCCTGTATCCATGTGTTCCAAGAGCTGCCAGCCTGGGCAAATGAAGAAGCCCGTGGGCCTCCACCCCTGCTGCTTTGAATGCTTGGACTGTCCGCCGGGCACCTACCTCAACCGCTCAGCAG ATGAATTTAACTGTCTGTCCTGCCCGGGTTCCATGTGGTCCTACAAGAACGACATCACTTGCTTCAAGCGGAGGCTGGCCTTCCTGGAGTGGCACGAGGTGCCCACCATCGTGGTGGCCATACTAGCTGCCCTGGGCTTCTTCAGTACACTGGCCATTCTGTTCATCTTCTGGAGACATTTCCAGACACCCGTGGTGCGCTCAGCCGGTGGCCCCATGTGCTTCCTGATGCTGGTACCGCTGTTACTGGCCTTTGGGATGGTTCCCGTGTATGTGGGTCCCCccacagtcttctcctgtttctgccgCCAGGCTTTTTTCACCGTCTGCTTCTCCATCTGCCTATCCTGCATCACCGTGCGCTCCTTCCAGATTGTGTGCGTCTTCAAGATGGCCAGACGCCTGCCGAGTGCCTACAGTTTCTGGATGCGTTACCACGGGCCCTATGTCTTTGTGGCCTTCATCACGGCCGGCAAGGTGGCCCTGGTGGCGGGCAACATGCTGGTTACCACCATCAGCCCCATTGGCCGGACTGACCCCGATGACCCCAACATCATGATCCTCTCCTGCCACCCTAACTACCGCAATGGGCTACTATTCAACACCAGCATGGACCTGATGCTGTCCGTGCTGGGTTTCAGCTTCGCTTACATGGGCAAGGAACTGCCCACCAACTACAATGAAGCCAAGTTCATCACTCTCAGCATGACCTTCTCCTTtacctcctccatctccctctgcaCCTTCATGTCTGTCCACGATGGCGTGCTGGTCACCATCATGGACCTCCTGGTCACTGTGCTCAACTTCCTGGCCATCGGCTTGGGGTACTTTGGCCCCAAGTGTTACATGATCCTTTTCTACCCGGAGCGCAACACTTCAGCTTATTTCAATAGCATGATCCAGGGCTACACCATGAGGAAGAGCTAG
- the Tas1r2 gene encoding taste receptor type 1 member 2 isoform X2, giving the protein MGPQARTLHLLFLLLHALPKPAKLVENSDFHLAGDYLLGGLFTLHANVKSISHLSYLQVPKCNEYNMKVLGYNLMQAMRFAVEEINNCSSLLPGVRLGYEMVDVCYLSNNIQPGLYFLAQDDDFLPILEDYSEYRPHVVAVIGPDNSESAITVSNILSYFLIPQITYSAISDKLRDKRRFPAMLRTVPSATHHIEAMVQLMIHFQWNWIVVLEVLPVPQPNQAMRPEEQSQLDIILDKLRRTSARVVVVFSPELSLHNFFREVLRCNFTGFVWIASESWAIDPVLHNFTELRHTGTFLGITIQRVSIPGFSQFRVRHDKPEYPMPNETNLRTTCNQDCDACLNITESFNNILMLSGERVVYSVYSAVYAVAHALHRLLHCNQVGCNKQIVYPWQLLREIWRVNFTLLGNQLFFDQQGDMPMLLDIIQWQWDLSQNPFQSIASYSPTKKRLTYINNVSWYTPNNTVPVSMCSKSCQPGQMKKPVGLHPCCFECLDCPPGTYLNRSADEFNCLSCPGSMWSYKNDITCFKRRLAFLEWHEVPTIVVAILAALGFFSTLAILFIFWRHFQTPVVRSAGGPMCFLMLVPLLLAFGMVPVYVGPPTVFSCFCRQAFFTVCFSICLSCITVRSFQIVCVFKMARRLPSAYSFWMRYHGPYVFVAFITAGKVALVAGNMLVTTISPIGRTDPDDPNIMILSCHPNYRNGLLFNTSMDLMLSVLGFSFAYMGKELPTNYNEAKFITLSMTFSFTSSISLCTFMSVHDGVLVTIMDLLVTVLNFLAIGLGYFGPKCYMILFYPERNTSAYFNSMIQGYTMRKS; this is encoded by the exons ATGGGGCCCCAGGCAAGGACACTccacttgctgtttctcctgctgCATGCTCTGCCTAAGCCAGCCAAGCTGGTAGAGAACTCCGACTTCCACCTTGCTGGGGACTACCTCCTGGGTGGCCTCTTTACCCTCCATGCCAACGTGAAGAGCATCTCCCACCTCAGCTACCTGCAGGTGCCCAAGTGCAACGA GTACAACATGAAGGTGTTGGGCTACAACCTCATGCAGGCCATGCGCTTTGCGGTGGAGGAGATCAACAACTGTAGCTCTCTGCTACCCGGCGTGCGGCTCGGCTACGAGATGGTGGACGTCTGCTACCTCTCCAACAACATCCAGCCTGGGCTTTACTTCCTGGCCCAGGATGACGACTTCCTGCCCATTCTTGAAGACTACAGCGAGTACAGGCCCCACGTGGTGGCCGTCATTGGCCCGGACAACTCTGAGTCTGCCATCACTGTGTCCAACATTCTCTCCTACTTCCTCATCCCACAG ATCACATACAGCGCCATCTCCGACAAGCTGCGGGACAAGCGTCGCTTCCCGGCCATGCTGCGCACAGTGCCCAGCGCCACCCACCACATCGAGGCCATGGTGCAGCTGATGATTCACTTCCAGTGGAACTGGATCGTGGTGCTG GAGGTTCTACCCGTGCCCCAACCCAACCAGGCTATGAGGCCCGAGGAGCAGAGCCAACTGGACATCATCCTGGACAAGCTGCGGCGGACCTCGGCGCGCGTCGTGGTGGTGTTCTCGCCGGAGCTGAGCCTGCACAATTTCTTCCGCGAGGTGCTGCGTTGTAACTTCACCGGCTTTGTGTGGATCGCCTCCGAGTCCTGGGCTATCGACCCGGTTCTACATAACTTCACGGAACTGCGCCACACAGGCACTTTCCTGGGCATCACCATCCAGAGGGTATCCATCCCTGGCTTCAGCCAGTTCCGAGTGCGCCATGACAAGCCAGAGTATCCCATGCCTAACGAGACCAACCTGCGAACTACCTGCAACCAGGACTGCGACGCCTGCCTGAACATCACCGAGTCCTTCAACAACATCCTCATGCTTTCTGGGGAGCGCGTGGTCTACAGTGTGTACTCAGCCGTCTACGCGGTGGCCCACGCCCTCCATAGACTCCTCCACTGCAACCAGGTTGGCTGCAACAAGCAAATCGTCTACCCATGGCAG CTACTCAGGGAGATCTGGCGTGTCAACTTCACGCTCCTGGGCAACCAGCTGTTCTTCGACCAACAAGGGGACATGCCGATGCTCCTGGATATCATCCAGTGGCAGTGGGACCTGAGCCAGAACCCCTTCCAAAGCATTGCCTCCTACTCCCCCACCAAGAAGAGGCTGACCTACATTAACAATGTGTCCTGGTACACCCCCAACAACACG GTCCCTGTATCCATGTGTTCCAAGAGCTGCCAGCCTGGGCAAATGAAGAAGCCCGTGGGCCTCCACCCCTGCTGCTTTGAATGCTTGGACTGTCCGCCGGGCACCTACCTCAACCGCTCAGCAG ATGAATTTAACTGTCTGTCCTGCCCGGGTTCCATGTGGTCCTACAAGAACGACATCACTTGCTTCAAGCGGAGGCTGGCCTTCCTGGAGTGGCACGAGGTGCCCACCATCGTGGTGGCCATACTAGCTGCCCTGGGCTTCTTCAGTACACTGGCCATTCTGTTCATCTTCTGGAGACATTTCCAGACACCCGTGGTGCGCTCAGCCGGTGGCCCCATGTGCTTCCTGATGCTGGTACCGCTGTTACTGGCCTTTGGGATGGTTCCCGTGTATGTGGGTCCCCccacagtcttctcctgtttctgccgCCAGGCTTTTTTCACCGTCTGCTTCTCCATCTGCCTATCCTGCATCACCGTGCGCTCCTTCCAGATTGTGTGCGTCTTCAAGATGGCCAGACGCCTGCCGAGTGCCTACAGTTTCTGGATGCGTTACCACGGGCCCTATGTCTTTGTGGCCTTCATCACGGCCGGCAAGGTGGCCCTGGTGGCGGGCAACATGCTGGTTACCACCATCAGCCCCATTGGCCGGACTGACCCCGATGACCCCAACATCATGATCCTCTCCTGCCACCCTAACTACCGCAATGGGCTACTATTCAACACCAGCATGGACCTGATGCTGTCCGTGCTGGGTTTCAGCTTCGCTTACATGGGCAAGGAACTGCCCACCAACTACAATGAAGCCAAGTTCATCACTCTCAGCATGACCTTCTCCTTtacctcctccatctccctctgcaCCTTCATGTCTGTCCACGATGGCGTGCTGGTCACCATCATGGACCTCCTGGTCACTGTGCTCAACTTCCTGGCCATCGGCTTGGGGTACTTTGGCCCCAAGTGTTACATGATCCTTTTCTACCCGGAGCGCAACACTTCAGCTTATTTCAATAGCATGATCCAGGGCTACACCATGAGGAAGAGCTAG